From the genome of Euryarchaeota archaeon:
GTCGGGGCGCCAGCTTCAAGGGAATGGAAAAGATGTATTGTTCGGTCCCAGGTTTGGATCAAGCGCAATGTTGGAGTGACGAAGAGGCTACATGGTCCGGTCCAAACGACGAGGGGCACGCGCGAGAACCATTCGACCATGGAGCGCAACAAGGAGTCGATCTCCTTCAACATCACACGGAAAGTATCAAGAGAGGGTGAGGGGTCGGCCGCAGCAGGTAGGGGGGCGAAAACCTGCTGCGGCCTGCGACCGGCCATCCGCCAATTCCTTAAGGAGGCCATTCGACGCATGGGAAGCGTGGTTCATGTTCGTATTGGAGGATATTTGGTCGCGCCTGTGGCAGTACCGACCGTCAGGATTGAGTCCAACTGGGCCGGGCCGGAATCAGAGCCTGTTGCAATTGTGGAAGGCGGTGGCCCACAAGTCGAGGAGCCAAATGGCGCACGGCGATCGGATGCATGGAGACGATGTCGCCACGTGAAAGGCGACGCCGTATGTCACCCCATTTCATACACACGTTAAAGACCTTTCCGACCTTGGGTATTCTTGATAGCCTCATTAACGCCAGCGTTGGGCCGGGAGAGACTCCCGGCCTCACCTCCTCCTTAGGCCGTTTTGCCGAGGTTCTTGCGATTTTTGGCGTTTCTAGCCGTACTGGAGACACGCCGGACGATGTACGTCACGCTCCCGGCGCGTCACTGGTTCTCCTTCGCAGCCGAAACGGTCTCCGCCCATCGCGCTACAATTCGTGCGAGCTCCCGTTGGAAAGTGTCCAACCCCGCGGGTTTTGCGAACATCTCGTCCTCCCCGGAAAACTCCGGCGCTTCGGGAAAGACCGCCTTGGCCAGGGACGTGAATACCGCGACTCGTACTTCCTCGTGCGCGTGTCGCGCTCGGACGTGGCGCATCAACTCCAATCCCGTCATCTCGGGCATGACGAAATCCGTGATCACGAGCACGTTTCGCCCCTGCTTCACGAGCTCGTCGAGCCTTGAAAGCGCTTCGGGGCCGGAACTTGCCTCGGTAAGGAGGAACTTCCGATCTGGATTCAAGCGCCCTAAGAGGACCTTCGCCAGAAGCCTATGATCATCATTGTCGTCGACGACTAGGACGCATGGAGAAGCCGTCACACAACGTGGTCTCCATTCATCTCGTGGCGTAACGGCAATCTGATCGTGAACGTCGTTCCGATCCCTTCTTGGCTGGTAACGGAGATCGACCCTCCAAGACCCTCAACAAGGCGCTTGGTGATGCTCAAACCAAGACCGCTCCCGCCGTGGTTGCGTTTCTTCAAGCGGCGGTTGGCGAAGGGTTGAAACAGCGCGCCCTCCAGTTCCTTGGACATGCCGGCCCCGTTGTCTTGGACGCGAAGAACCAGGTCATCATCATTTCTGTCCCACCAGATGAGGACGCTCGCCCCGTCTTTGGCTGGCATGTACGTGATGGCGTTATGTGCGATGTTCGTGATGGCGTGTCGAAGCCTGTCCACGTCGGTCTCGATTTCCAAGGGTGGACCTGCCGTCAAGAGCTCGACTCCCCGGGATTTGGCGAGTACTCGTAGCTCCGCGAAGACAGCCTCTGCCACATGAGTAACGTCCGCGATGCGATACGTGGGTTCCTGCTGCTCCACGCGGGCAAACTCCATGAGCTCGACGATGAGTTTCTGGAGACTCTCGTTGGCGCGATTGGCCCGCGACAAGTACTCGCGGAGTTCGCCTTGTCCCGGATTCTTTTTCGCCACCTCCTCCTCCGCCAACTGCACGAAGCCCGTGATCGTGATTATGGAGCTCTTGATGTCATGCGAGACGGTGTAGAAGAAAAGTTCCATCTCCTGTTGTTTGCGCTGGAGGGCCGTGGTCCGCTCGGCGACCATCGTCTCCAGATTCCGTTGAAGCGTCATCAATTCGGCGCGTTCTTCGGCCAACGACGCAGCCATGGCGTTGAAATCCGTCGCAAGTTCCCGTAGTTCCAACGCGCCGCGCGGGCGAGCCCTCGCGTCAAGCCTGCCGCTTGCCATCTTGCGCGCGGCGGTGCGCACTTCGGCCAGTGGCCGCGTTATGAGCCCCGTCGCGATCACGCCGAGGATCGCCGCCGTTCCCACGAGACCGGCAGAGGTCAGCGCAGCGTTCCACACGAGTTGTCCTTGGAGCGCCGTCATTCGACTCTTGGGGCTAAGCGTGACGACGACAAACGGAAGCGCATCGGAGCGGGCCCCCGTCGCAAGAACGTCCCCCGAGACCCCATCCCAACTCGATTCAACTACGGCGTCGTGGTCGGATTCGAGAGTCCGCCACGCGTCCAAACCCGCAAGGGAATCCTGCCCCTGGTCTGGAAGCGTGCTTGCGACGATGCCGCCTCCAAGATCCGTGAGGATGGCTTCGCCTCGTTGCGCGATGTTTTCGATGAGGATCTTGTCCAAGCTTCCCGTGCTGAGAATGCCTACGACGCTCATGGGGCGTTCGGTAGGCGAAGCGGGGACCGGGACCACCCAATAAGGTGGGCCCAAACGGGGATCTATCGAGAGGATTGGCTTGTTTGAATCCACGCTCAGGCGTAATGTCGGATCGGTTTCAAACGAGGCGAAAGGGGTGCCGTCGCCGGCGGGCCTTGACACCAGCACCTTTCCTCCCCAGTCCACCAGCAATACGCGTTGGAAGTCTGAGGAATGCGCAACCAACGGGTCAAAGATGGTTTGGATTGCCCTCGTGTCGACCGCGGGTTCGAGGTCCGCCGCGTTTATCGTGCCGGCCGTGGAGGCCAAGGACCGTTGCCTGGACTCGAAGAATCCCGAGACGCCGTTCAGCGTATTGGACCCAGATGCCCGCTGCTCTTCTATTATAGAGTCGCGGATGCGAGAATTAGTCTGCTGCAGCCCGAATCCAGTGGAGACGCCCGCCACCACCACGACCGCCGCAATGAAGATCACAGTAATTTGCCAGCGGAGGTTCCACCTCATCGATTTCTCCTGAGTCCACGAACAAGCGTAATGCCCACGAGACCGGCCAGCACGGTCTCCCAGACGAGCGGCGCCGGGACGGGCGCGAAGTTGGGCCCATCGGCAACCGTCGAAGAGCGAGACTTCACGTAGATGAGGACGCTTGGCGTGTTGGTGTTGCTGAGTCCAGCGGCGTCGCGCACCTGGAGAGATGCGGTATAGGTCCCTGGCTGTTTGAATACGGCCACTGACGTCGCGTCGGTTCCCCAAGGGGTCGCGTTTCCGTTTCCGAAACTGAAACTGTAACCCGTGATCTGACGGCCTTGGGGGGAGTATGAATTGCGACCGTCGAGGGTCACGTTTTCTCCTGCTAGGACGACATCTGAGCTGGCCCGAAGAATCGCGATTGGGGGGGTCGGAACGCCGGCGATGGCCAAGTCAAGTCTCGCCGGCACTCCGCAATCGACCGCACTGCACGAGCGGACCCAAAGGGAAAACGGCCCCGTCGGGAGGTTGCTCGCGTCCAAACGAAGCGTCCAACGCTCCTGCCCCGTGGCGGTGGCATTATCGTCCCAATCGAAGCGGGTCTTGCTCGTTTGGACCTTATTGATCGGCGTCCCGTCCTTCGATTCGGCGGTGCCGTTTATGATGACGTTTCCACGGACCACTGAACCGCTTGGCGGCCACGCGATGACGACCTTGGGGAGCTGTTCCGGGGGAAGAGTCAGCCACGGGTCAATGGCCATTGCGCCGTCGGCTTGCGGCGGCGTCGTCGAAGGCTCGACCGCGTTTCCCCACCAATTGTACCGCGCCTCAAGGGGGCAGTCGCCGGGGGCGTTGACGACCCTCAGATTCTCGATGTCGTTGAAGGCAAGCGTGTTGGAGCAGGCATCTCGCTCGAAATATGCGATGTCAATGGTGGACCGGCCCGAAAATCTGTTGAACTCTACGGTCCCGTTGTTGCTGTCGGTAACACGTATGGACGTGCCGCGAGTTTCGAACGTGTTTCCAACAATCTCGAAGGCAGGACCAACTTGGTGCATAAAGATAGCTGCCACAACCTCTGGATAGATGTTTGTCCTAGTCGAGCTGAGAGGCTTGACCGCATCCAGGTTCGCGTATGGACTCGCACCGAGCATGCCAATCAGTTCGAAGGTGTTGCCGCTTATGCGGGGCTCAACGGCCACCAGTTCGAGGCCGCGAGTAAAGGAGCTAGAGACTCTTGAACCCGACATCTGAAACAATGGGTAGACCTGAGCCGTAATCCCGATCGCTCTGAGCGCGACTGACCGGTGTTCGCCATCGAACGTCGAGTTTTCTATGAGGACGTTTGTATCAATGGCCTCGAAGAGGGGAGCTTGGACAGTTTCGTCGCCCGACGCCAGTGAAAGGGGGCCCGATGTTGTTTTCAAATTCCCCGCCCATAAGCTCGTGACGCGGAGACCATTGAATTTGTTCACCGGTTGCGCGGTAGTCTTCAAGATAGAGCCCTTTTCCAAATGAAGCCCGATCCCGGCTGCCTCCACCGTCACGTCCTCGAACGAGACATTAGGCGCGCTGGAAAGAAAAACTCCGGCTGATGGGCGACTCGGTGAGGCAAGCGTGTCACCTGGGAGGGCCGCGGCGCCATTGCGGACGGTCACCTGTCGCACGAGCAGATGTTTCGTGACGTTGCAGATAGCCAAGGCGCCTGAGACTTCACTCCCGGCGCAGTACGCGGGAGCCGTACATGTCTGGGCGATGGCATTACCATGCGGCGCACAATTTGGGGTATTGCCCGCCTCCATGACCAAGTCCTGCAGAAGGTATGGTCGAGCTTCACTGCCATCGGCAGAGCCACAGTTCGCGATAAGCGTCGTGCGTCCTTCGACGGGGCAAATCGACGTATCGCCTTCAATCAACACCGTGCCAACGTGAACGTCTTCCGCCGAGGCCGTGGCCAGTAGATTCAGGGTCCCCTGGCCAAGAAGCAGAAGAAACAGTGCGAAGCGGTGCGTCGACATCGTCCTTTTCACCTTCGCTCACCCCACAAAATAAGACTATGCCATCTAGGGCTCGTCAGCAAATTATGGGGTTCCCTAGCACTCTCAGAGTGCAATTCGCCTCACTCATCCATGGGCCGACGCACGTCGAGCCGTAGACGGGTGTACTGTTGTGGATCATTACGGGCCAATGAGTAGCCACCACGCATCCATGGTCGTGCGCAGCCGCTGTGCCCGCCACACCCAAAATAGCAACGCATGCTAGAACGATCACCAGTCCTGCCCTGATCCGCGTCTTCTGTACCTCACCCATGATCTTCGCTCTCCAGCATCGAGGGGTGTGTCCATTCGCCGATCAGTCGTCATTGGGACGGGGTTTCCTTATACCCGTTGCGGCCCGACTCTTCTCCAAGACGCCTCTCGGAGACGCACGGACCCGGGGAACGAGCCCTGAACGGGGTCGTTTTAGCCGAAAAGGTTCTCGCCCCACTTGTGTACCCAATGCACTTACGCCAAAGGAGAAAGCTTTCACCTCCCCCGATACCCAAGTTCGATTTTCCTGTGCACGTATAAGCAACAGCATGTCCAAATCGTTACACACACTCCGACTTTAAAAGGGACGCACCTGTGGCCGTCTCAATGACGGTTGTAGGGCGAGCCATTCCAACTCGATGAGCCCGCAGCCGCCTGCGACGGTTGACCGGTGTAGCGGTCTTCCGTCAAGACGCAGAATTTCCAACCGCCCAAGACGATTGAATGACCATATGTTGTCAACTGCGTAGCACCAAAGGCCGGGCGTGCGTCTTCATTTTCCCATCGCCCACAGTGTCTCCAAATGGGCCAACGCCAGCGTCACGTCTTTTCGCCTCGACACCAAAACGGACCACTCGTTCTCCGAAGCCATCGCGTCCGGGTCCTCGTCAGCCCCCAAGACCACAAGCATTTCCGTCGCATCGATGACGACTCCATTGAACGGGAGGATCTGGGGAATACTCCGCACTTCGAGACCTGCCCCGGGTGATCCGGGTTTCCGGGTGGCAAGCACGCGCGTACGAACGCCGGCACCGGCGCGCGTCGAGAGAAGCTTGACGATGCCCGCCTTCACGTCGCGAGCCCAGTTCCCTCCATCAGTGACGAAGATCACTTCCTTTTTCGCCCTGTAGACCATCTCCTTCATCTTGTTGTACCGGGCCCATCTTCCCCGCACGACGCCGACCTGCTCGGCCGCCTCGCCGGATTCCAGTTCACGCGTCCTCGCCGTCGCCTCCATGGAGACCGCCCAGTGGGCATCGAAAAGCACTTTCTGGGCAAGGATGAAGTCGATGGAATTGAGCCACAAGACGGCTTCCCCGGAGGATGTCGTGGAAAACTGGGACGGAGCGGAAATGAACATCACGAGTTCCCGACCGTCGACGATGAGCATCTGGTGATGACCGGCCACATTCAAGTGCCTAATCATGAGAGAAGCAAGTTCAAGGTTTTCCGGGGCTTGAGAGGCGTTCTCGATGTTCATGAGGCCCTTCACCACGATCCCGGTCCGGGCCTTGGAGACCAATCCCTCCCAGATGCCGGCGGCCTCGAACCTGGAGACGCCTCGTCGGGTCGTCACGAAAAGGATCTCTTCCCGAGCGGAGTCGAGCATCCGCTCAAGGATGCCGTGAATCTGTTTCGGCCCTCGAAAAACCGCGAAACGCTCGTTCGTCGGCGCAGCCAAGGTGGCCTGTCGCGGCCAGTGTTGGTGCAAGGTCTCGCTGGCCGCCTCGAGGGCCTTGAATTCGGCCTTCTTCGTATCCACGAGTCTTTCCAGCGCAGCCTCTATCGCGATCGGCTGGAAACGGGTCGGTCGCTCCAACGTCCTGGTCACAAGACCCCTGTTCTCAAGTGACGCAAGAACCGGGTAGATTTCTGTCCGGCTGAGGCCGGACGCACGCGCCAGTTCGGACCCTGTGCACACCCCCATTCGAGAAAGTTCGTGGAACGCCTTCGCCTCTCGCTGGTCTAGGCCGAACATGACCAGCTTTGCGATGATAGAGGTGGTCGAGAGGCCTGATCCCATCATTACGTCTCCCCGATCATCGCGGCGACGGCATCCGCAATCCTTTGAGGGTAATCGCTGGCT
Proteins encoded in this window:
- a CDS encoding response regulator, encoding MTASPCVLVVDDNDDHRLLAKVLLGRLNPDRKFLLTEASSGPEALSRLDELVKQGRNVLVITDFVMPEMTGLELMRHVRARHAHEEVRVAVFTSLAKAVFPEAPEFSGEDEMFAKPAGLDTFQRELARIVARWAETVSAAKENQ
- a CDS encoding sensor histidine kinase; the protein is MRWNLRWQITVIFIAAVVVVAGVSTGFGLQQTNSRIRDSIIEEQRASGSNTLNGVSGFFESRQRSLASTAGTINAADLEPAVDTRAIQTIFDPLVAHSSDFQRVLLVDWGGKVLVSRPAGDGTPFASFETDPTLRLSVDSNKPILSIDPRLGPPYWVVPVPASPTERPMSVVGILSTGSLDKILIENIAQRGEAILTDLGGGIVASTLPDQGQDSLAGLDAWRTLESDHDAVVESSWDGVSGDVLATGARSDALPFVVVTLSPKSRMTALQGQLVWNAALTSAGLVGTAAILGVIATGLITRPLAEVRTAARKMASGRLDARARPRGALELRELATDFNAMAASLAEERAELMTLQRNLETMVAERTTALQRKQQEMELFFYTVSHDIKSSIITITGFVQLAEEEVAKKNPGQGELREYLSRANRANESLQKLIVELMEFARVEQQEPTYRIADVTHVAEAVFAELRVLAKSRGVELLTAGPPLEIETDVDRLRHAITNIAHNAITYMPAKDGASVLIWWDRNDDDLVLRVQDNGAGMSKELEGALFQPFANRRLKKRNHGGSGLGLSITKRLVEGLGGSISVTSQEGIGTTFTIRLPLRHEMNGDHVV
- a CDS encoding PKD domain-containing protein; translated protein: MHQVGPAFEIVGNTFETRGTSIRVTDSNNGTVEFNRFSGRSTIDIAYFERDACSNTLAFNDIENLRVVNAPGDCPLEARYNWWGNAVEPSTTPPQADGAMAIDPWLTLPPEQLPKVVIAWPPSGSVVRGNVIINGTAESKDGTPINKVQTSKTRFDWDDNATATGQERWTLRLDASNLPTGPFSLWVRSCSAVDCGVPARLDLAIAGVPTPPIAILRASSDVVLAGENVTLDGRNSYSPQGRQITGYSFSFGNGNATPWGTDATSVAVFKQPGTYTASLQVRDAAGLSNTNTPSVLIYVKSRSSTVADGPNFAPVPAPLVWETVLAGLVGITLVRGLRRNR